AGGCGCAGTTCAGACAGCCGTGCTTGCTGCAGATGCCGCAGGACTCTTCCAGCCCGGCGCGGAGTGCCTGGCGCGCGCGGTGGAGGCGTACTGTGAGATTGTTGGGGGTGAGTTGAAGCTCCCGCGCCACCGTTTGCGGAGCTTCGCCCTCCAGATCGATACGCCGGATGAGTTCGGCGTAGTTCGGCCGGATCGTTGGCAGCAGTTTGTAGAGGCAGGCACAGACGGTCGGTTGCACGTCATCGGGCGGAGTCGCTTTGTCCTCGCCGGAAGCCGTGAGCTTGTGGAGGAACGCATCGTGTTTTCTGACGTCGGATGCCTGCGCCCGGTAGTAATCGGCGACGGCATGCCGCAGGATGCGGTAGAACCAGGGCACGACGCTTTCGTTCCGATGGAGGGCATGATGATGTTCGATGGCGCGCAGGAAGCTCTGCTGGAGGAGGTCTTCCGCTTGGGCCTCGTCGTCCATCCGGCGGCGCAAAAAAGCGCGGAAGGTCGGCTCGTGCTCGACGAGCGGCTGCAGGATCTCATCGAGGAGGCCGGCTGGCGTCGTCGTCGGGGAGGTAGGTTTGCGAGCGGCGCCTGCTGGCTCTTTCTTGACCGCCATGGCTGTCCCGAGAACAGAGGCTTGCTTTAGGATGAAGCGACCGGAGATCAGGCGTACAGCGCTTGCACGATCTCCGTCGTATTGAACAACAGATTCGCCAGACGCGTATAGGCCGCGTGGCCGTAGATATGGTCGTGCGGGTTGGTCGAGCCGGTCGCGTCCTTGTAATCCACCAGCAGACACCGCCCGTCGTTCGCGCAGCGGACGCTCTTGCGGGCACATTCCAGCCAGCGCTCGAAGCCGTCGTAGGGCTCGACGATCTCCCAGATGGCCTTGATGGCGGCTTTTGCTTCAGCCGTCGCCGGCAGGGCGTCGGTCACCGCCGTGGCCAGTTGCTGGACATAGTCCCCGCCCCAGGCGATCGGCATCTCCATCGTGACCTGCGGCAGTTCCATCTTGGCCAGCCAGCGTTTGCCGTCGGTCCGCATCGGGCGGTGGTTGACGAGGTGTAGCAGCTTGCCGATCCCGGTTGGGTCCCAGCCGTACCGGATGGGCATGCCGAACGTCACCACATCCAGCAAGGCACCGTTCAGCACATGGCCCGCTTTCAACAGGCTTTCGATTCGACCGATTTGCTCCGTCAACTCCGTCGCCTGTGTCTGCTTGGCATAGTCGGTGAGAATCTGAAACAGCCGGTCCCGTCCCGAGGACTCGCCGGAAGCCAACAGGTTCGATGCCAGCGCCAGCACCAGCCCTGCCTGCCCATGCGCCTGGACCAGCAGGCGATCTCCCTGGCCAAGCTTCAGCTCACGTGAGAAGGCTTGGAGTTGGTTGAGCAGGCGACAGGCAGCCAGGGCCCTGCCCAGATGGTGCTGTTCCGACGACCAAAGCCAGCGCCGGCAATCAATTGGACGCGATGCGTTGCGGTTCACGGCCTTGCTGAAAGCTTCGACGTAGGCATGCGTGAAATTGCAGGCATCGCCTGCCTGTTCGTCGAGCCATGATTTGGTCTTGTCGTCGTTGTTGAAAGGCGGGGTTGGGCCTTCTGGCGGCTTGGACAGGCCGTTGCTCTCCTCCCGCATGAGGGCCAGCAGGGCATCCAGACCGGCGATGCCGCGCGAATAGCCGCGCTTGAGTCCGCCTACTTCGTCCAGCCGCTGCATGCCGAACAGGTCGGTGCCCAGGTAGGTTCCGTGCAGGAACAGGCAGGCGCGGACTCCGGCCCCGGCCATCTGCGCGCCAAGCCGGGCCATCTCATCCTGCCAGGCGAGCGAGTCCGGCGGGGCGCCGGTCGTGACCTCGCGAAAGGCGATGCGGTCGCCAGGATCGGACCGTGAATAGACCGAATGTTGGAAATTGTTGCCCGCCGGCATAGAGGCATTCCCTCGGATGGTCACAGCGCAAGCCTTTCATACCTGAAAATGGAGCTGGGGCGCAATCCGGTGCCGACGCCTAAGCAGATCGCTTGATTTCAGTCCCCTGCTTCTTTAGCAT
This genomic stretch from Nitrospirota bacterium harbors:
- a CDS encoding sigma-70 family RNA polymerase sigma factor, coding for MCPQERPLRERRAVSAGGLQGRDRLDQPARPYLRPRGLYASGESVVQYDGDRASAVRLISGRFILKQASVLGTAMAVKKEPAGAARKPTSPTTTPAGLLDEILQPLVEHEPTFRAFLRRRMDDEAQAEDLLQQSFLRAIEHHHALHRNESVVPWFYRILRHAVADYYRAQASDVRKHDAFLHKLTASGEDKATPPDDVQPTVCACLYKLLPTIRPNYAELIRRIDLEGEAPQTVARELQLTPNNLTVRLHRARQALRAGLEESCGICSKHGCLNCACE